In Phyllostomus discolor isolate MPI-MPIP mPhyDis1 chromosome 2, mPhyDis1.pri.v3, whole genome shotgun sequence, the following are encoded in one genomic region:
- the LOC114490696 gene encoding ATP synthase subunit g, mitochondrial-like: MAQFVRNLVEKAPVVVNAAVTYSKPRLATFWHYAKVELIPPTPAEILTAIQSLKKIVSSAQTGSFKQLTVKEAVLNGLVATEVWMWFYIGEIIGKRGIIGYNV, translated from the coding sequence ATGGCCCAATTTGTCCGTAACCTTGTAGAGAAGGCCCCAGTGGTGGTAAATGCTGCTGTGACTTACTCAAAACCTCGACTGGCCACATTTTGGCACTATGCCAAGGTTGAGCTGATTCCTCCAACCCCTGCTGAGATCCTAACAGCTATACAGAGCTTGAAAAAAATAGTCAGTAGTGCTCAAACTGGTAGCTTCAAACAGCTCACAGTTAAGGAAGCTGTGCTGAATGGTTTGGTGGCCACTGAGGTGTGGATGTGGTTTTACATTGGCGAAATCATAGGCAAGCGTGGCATCATTGGCTATAATGTTTGA